The DNA segment GCAGGCGCCCGGGCGCACGAAGGGCTTCGGCGCCAAACGACAGGGCAGGTGCAGGAACCGGAATGAAGCTCTTGCCGAGCGGGCGTGCGGCAGCGGCGGCATCGAGAAACGCTGCAGTGTCGCGCACCGTGCGTGAAAATACGCCCTCGGTCATGGTTTCATTGCCGTATTCGCTGAATGACCATGGCGGCGGCAAGCGTCCGCGCGAGACTTTCAAGCCGACCAGACCAGTAAAGGCGGCCGGGATGCGCGTGGACCCGGCGCCGTCGGTCGAGTGCGCCAGCGGCACGGCGCCGGCGGCAACGAGGGCTGCGCTGCCACCCGAGGATCCGCCCGGCGTGTATTCCGGATTCCACGGGTTGCGCGTGACCTTCAGCCCGCGGTAACTGGTGGTGGTGTCATATGTCATCCCCATTTCGGCAGTCGTTGCGCGCCCGACCGCCACCAGGCCGGCACGATGCAGGTTGTTGAACAAGGGGTCGGTTCTGTCGCACAGGCGGCCCTTGCCCAGCGCCGAGCCGCTTTCGCGCAGGCGCCCGGCGATCGACGAGCCGAGATCCTTGACGAACAGCGGCACGCCCCAAAGCGCTCCGTCCTGGCTGGCGCCATCGGCGGCGGGATTCTTGACGATATCGTCGAATATCTCGAGCACGGCGCCAAGTTGCGGTTCGAGCAGGGCGGCAGCTAGTGTTGCCTGGCTCGCTGCTTCCTCTGCGGTGATCTGCCGTTCGCGGATCAATTGTGCAAGGCCGACGGCGTCGGTCCTGCCCCATTCGGTCCAGCTCAGTGCCGGATGATGCTTGCTCATGTTTGTAGTTCCTCGTTATTGATTTGAAGGCGCAGCCACTACGGGGTGGCTGGTGGCGCCGAGGTTGCCGCCGAAAGCCGCTTGCATGCGGCTGGCGTAGGCGTATAAATCCTGGTCTGCAAAAGGCATGCCGAGGAAGCACACGCCGAACGGCAAGCCATCCGGACGCAGGCCTGCCGGCACGCTGACTGCGCACAGGCGCAGCGGATTGGCGAAATAGGTGTAGTAGCCGAGATTGGCATTCAGCCGCACCGGGTCGGCCTCCACTTCGTCGCAGCGGTAGATGGTGCCGCAGGTGGGCACAAGCAGGACGTCGGCTTTCTGGATTTCCCGGTAGGCCAGCCGCTTCAGTTCTTCCAGTCGATACAGGGTACGGAAAGCATCTGCAGCATCGTATTGCTTCGCGTTTAAGATTGCCTGCTGTACGACGGGATGGACTTCGGCACCGCCGCGCCCGGCAGCTTCACCATAGGTAAGCCAGCGCTCTGCCACCAGCGCGCTGCTGAATACCATCCGGCCTGCCTCAAGGAACGGGGCAAAGTCAATCTCAACGGGGGTGCCGCCCATTTCGCGAAGCTTCACGACCGCCGCGGCGAACTGCGCTTCAGCATGTCTGTCACCAAAAAATTCCAGATCCGCGGGGCCCGGGAGAGCAAAGCGGAACTGCTCCGGCAGCCCGCTGCGGCCGCTTGTTCGCGGCGGTGGCGCCACCGAGTAAATGTCGCGCTCGTCGTAGCCCTCGATTACTTGCAGCACCTTGAAGGCATCCGCAGCGGTCAGGGCGAACACCGGCGGTACATCGAAGCTGCGGTTGCAATAGAGAAATCCGTCACTGCTGACGCGACCCGGTGTCGGTTTCAGCCCGATGATATTGTTGAACGCAGCCGGCACGCGTCCCGAGCCACCGGTGTCGGAGCCGATCGAGAAGCTGGCCTGGCCGGTACTGACCGCCACCGCCGAGCCGGAGCTGGACCCTCCGGGCACGTAGTCGCGGTCGAATGGATTGCGGCAATAGCCTTGCGGCGAACGGATGCCGACCAGGCCAGTGGCAAACTGGTCCATGTTCTGCTTGCCGATCAGGATTGCGCCAGCCGCCCGCAGCTTTTCGACCACGGTGGCAGTCCTGGTCGCGGTATATGTGAAGCTGGCACAGGCGGCGCTGGTTGGCAGGCCTTCGACGTCGATATTGTCCTTGACACCGAATGGCAAGCCGTACAACGGCAAGTCCGCTCCCCGCGCCGCAAGTTGCTCGATGCGGTGCGCTTGCTGCAATGCATCCGCGCGCGCCACCACGTGCGTCCAGACATGCTCGCCGGTGTGCTGCTCCAGGCGGAGGTAGGTTTCTTCGATGACCGCCGATGGCGACAGACCGGCGCGGTAAGCGGCGGCCAGCGAGGCGAAATCGAAACTCAGTGCGTCTGGCGAAAGATGCTGATTCATGCTTGGCTGATTCATCGTGTGTCAGGTGGTCC comes from the Janthinobacterium sp. 17J80-10 genome and includes:
- a CDS encoding amidase, which translates into the protein MSKHHPALSWTEWGRTDAVGLAQLIRERQITAEEAASQATLAAALLEPQLGAVLEIFDDIVKNPAADGASQDGALWGVPLFVKDLGSSIAGRLRESGSALGKGRLCDRTDPLFNNLHRAGLVAVGRATTAEMGMTYDTTTSYRGLKVTRNPWNPEYTPGGSSGGSAALVAAGAVPLAHSTDGAGSTRIPAAFTGLVGLKVSRGRLPPPWSFSEYGNETMTEGVFSRTVRDTAAFLDAAAAARPLGKSFIPVPAPALSFGAEALRAPGRLRIGFSTGAWGRTTPCAPHVAERTREVAKHLQALGHHVEEVGDGQISDWNRFWPSFRTFWLGMRPAMWALEHGGKLPEELVEQLTPMARKFWAVSQKIDKAAVLQHQSSNNLHMVALGAFFEEYDLLLVPAFAASTPKANGPFSLMNDRDFDTYANELLDAGRYAIPASDAGIPSISLPAGKDELGLPLGIQLYGRWFEEHRLLQVATQLEQLLPQWFNTAPPVHVSHLPR
- a CDS encoding allophanate hydrolase, yielding MNQHLSPDALSFDFASLAAAYRAGLSPSAVIEETYLRLEQHTGEHVWTHVVARADALQQAHRIEQLAARGADLPLYGLPFGVKDNIDVEGLPTSAACASFTYTATRTATVVEKLRAAGAILIGKQNMDQFATGLVGIRSPQGYCRNPFDRDYVPGGSSSGSAVAVSTGQASFSIGSDTGGSGRVPAAFNNIIGLKPTPGRVSSDGFLYCNRSFDVPPVFALTAADAFKVLQVIEGYDERDIYSVAPPPRTSGRSGLPEQFRFALPGPADLEFFGDRHAEAQFAAAVVKLREMGGTPVEIDFAPFLEAGRMVFSSALVAERWLTYGEAAGRGGAEVHPVVQQAILNAKQYDAADAFRTLYRLEELKRLAYREIQKADVLLVPTCGTIYRCDEVEADPVRLNANLGYYTYFANPLRLCAVSVPAGLRPDGLPFGVCFLGMPFADQDLYAYASRMQAAFGGNLGATSHPVVAAPSNQ